Below is a genomic region from Demequina sp..
CAGTCGAAGTAGCCACTCTCTGCGGTCGCCAGGGCCTTTCGTGAGCACCGGGGGGAACACCGGATCAATCCTGCGCCTATGCAGCGCGCTGTCGATGATGACCAACTGCTCAAGGGGAGAAGTGCACCACCCGACGTGGTCGATTGCCTCGTCAATCGGCTCGAGTAGCCGCCGCTCATCGGGGTCATCCGAGCGATGCACGCCCGGTAACCGGAGCTTCGCTAGTCGCTCGTCCTTGATATGCCGGTTGAGGGGCACGAGGATGTGCGGGACTACCGGGCGTCGAAGTAGCAGGAGACCCCAGGCGTCGCAGGCGCTCAGGCAGGCCACCCGACCCCTGAGTGCGGCGGCCGCGACTCTCGGATAATGAGTGCCGGGCAAGGCATATGTGCCTCGGACCGGCCGCCTCACCCCTCCGCCTTCGACCGCCGCGATCAGCTCCCAAAGGGGAACACCGCAGTCGAGCAGCTCGTTGCGGCGACCTGCTCCGCCTAGGAGTCTGAGTGCGTTCGTGGGATCCACGCGCCCATGATGTGCGACGATCGGCGACCATGGTGCGGGCCTGTGGATAACTCGCCAGGTACCTCTGAACCACTCATCCCGGAGATCTCGTTTCCCCAGTGCAGGTAAGTCCTCTGAGTGGTTCAGACGTCTGGCGCGGGCGCGGAGCGGGCGCGGAGCGGGCGCGGGCGCGGCGCGGCGGGCCTACTCCCCCGGGTACACCACTCCGAGCTGCGCCCGCGCCTCGTCCAGCACCGCCATCACCTCGAGCGTCGCGGAGTGCGGCATCACCTGGGACTCGGTCGCCCCGGACCGCACGCCGCGAGCGACCTCGGCCACCTGGAACTGCCACCCCAACTCCGTGGCCTGCGAGAACACGAGTTCGCGCCGCCCTGCGCGCGTCAGCGTGAACCCGGCCGGCCCAAAGTAGTCGTGGCCAAAGTCGATGCGCCCGTCCGTGCCCGAGATCGTCGCGAGCCGCGCCGTGTCGGCGGCAAAGGATGACAGCGCCGTTCCCATTGCCCGACGCTCGGGATAGTTGAGCACGATCGTCTCCCTCAGATCCACGCCGGTGGGCGCGAGCGCGCCGAGGGCGCGCATGGACGTGGGCGCCCCGAGGAAGTCGTGGATGAGGTTCACCGGGTACACGCCAAGGTCGAGGAGCGCTCCCCCGGCGAGCTCGGGCGCGAAGTTCCGGGACGTCGGGTCATACGCGGGAGAACCGCCGAAGTCAGCGCTCACGTGCACGATGTCGCCGAGGAGTCCCTCGGCCACGAGCCGCCGCGCCTCCACCATGTGCGGCAGGAATCGCGTCCACATCGCCTCCATGAGGAAGACGCCCGCATCGCGAGCCGCGTCTACCACGGTCAGCGCCTCCCGCAGGTTGCTCGTGAACGCCTTCTCCACCAGCACGTGTTTGCCAGCGGCGATGGCCATGAGCGCGTGTTCCGCGTGCAAAGCGTGGGGCGTGGCGATGTACACCGCCTGCACCAGCGGGTCCTCGCACACCCTCTCGTAGGCGCCCTCGCCAAAGCGCACCGTGGGGACGTCGAACCGCGACGCGTACACGCGCCCGCGATGCGCGTCCCTCGACGCGACCGCCTGCACCGTTGACCGCGTGTGCCCAAGCAAAGATCGCGCGAACACGTCCGCGATCCAGCCCGCGCCGATCACTCCCCAGCGCAGCGAGGGCGCGTCCATCGGGTCCGCGAGGCGATGCCCCGTTGGCCGCACGTCAACTGCTGTCACGCGCCCTCCTTTGCCATGGTGATCCACGAGGTGTGAGTGCCGATGGGGGCCACGTGGCCGTGCCCGTCATTGAGGAAGACGCTCACCGTCATGTAGTGGACAAGACTCGAGGCCGCGGCCGGGTCAATCGATGTCGAGACGCCGGCGCACTCGTCGAACGTGCGCAGCCCGCGCGTCGTGAGCGTGGCCGTGTACGTCCCCGCCGCCTTGTCTCCCGAGTAGTCAATGGCGGGCCGAGACTCGAGCTGCGAACCCACATACGCAACCCGGCCGTCGGGCGCCAGAACGTAGTGGGTCATCGTCATCACCAGATACGGCGCGATCGCCGGGTCCGCGTCCACGCTGAACGCGAACTCGCTCGCGTGCCACTCGCTGCCGAGCGTGACCCGCTGGCCCTGGGCGAGCACGTGATAGCCGGTGGCGTCGTGCAGCAGCGGGCGGCCGAAGGTCATGACCTGGAAGGCGTCGACGAACTGCGTGGTCCAGCCCTGGGTGAGGGTGCGCGCGTCCACCGCGCACGCGTCGGCGATGGACGCCGCGCGGAACACGGGGCCGTCCGCGGCGGGCGCTGGGATGTTCACCGTCTGGCCGTGCTGGTTGAGCACCTTCATGGAGCCGTCGTCGTAGGTGATGAGGCCGTCCTGAGCCTCCACGGGCACGCGCACGGTGCTCGCGGGCTCGAGCGGCTCGCTGCGCATCAGGTTCGGAAGAACCACCGCGGCCGTGGCCGCCATCGCCGCAATCACCAGCGACAGCCCGGCCGTGATGGCCCGACGCTTCCTCACCTCTCCCCGCACCTCGCCCGCGAGCCGGGCGGCTACGACGGCGGAGGACAGCCGGTCGGCGGCGTCGGCGCCGACCTCGCCAGCGAGCGCGTCCAGGCGATCGATCATGTCGCTCATCGCCGCCTCCCCTTGCCGCCGTTGACGATGCGGATCGCGTCGTCATCGGCGGGCTCCACGTGATCGCCAAGCAACGGTCGCAGCACGGCGGCCGCGTCGAAGAGGTAGCGCTTCACCGTGCCTTGGTTGAGGTGCATCGCGGCCGCGACCTCCGGCACCGTCATGTCGTCCCAGTAGCGCAGCGCCACCGCGATCCGCTGCTGGGGGGTCAGCGACAGGAGCGCCTTCTCCACGGCAACGCGCTGCGAGATCGCGGTCACGTGCTCAACGGGAGCGGGCACCTGGGCGAGGGTCGGCGCCTTCTCTCGCCAGCGTCGGGCCTTGCGGGAACGGTCGATTACCAGGGTCTTCATCGCCAGACGCACGTACTGCTCGGCGGCGGCGGGATCGCTCAGGCGAGGGCGGCGGACGAACGTCTTGACGATCGCCTCCTGCACCAGCTCCTCCGCGTCGCTTTGGGAGCCGGTGAGGATGAAGCCGTACGCGGCGAGGCGCGCGCCCGCGGTGCGGGTGAGCCCCGCGAGCACCTCGTCCAAGTCGGCCATGACTCTCCCTCGATTGCCACCAAAACGCTTGAAGGGCGCGGATCGTTGTGCGGCAATTCAGGGTAGTGCCGCTAATGGGTCACGGGAATGAACGGCCACGACGGCAGGCCCGAGACGATCCGCACGTCCCCGAACTCGCTCACGACGGTCTCGCCGCTGGGCCGGGCGACCATCACGCGCGCGTCGTAGGTGCCCGCGGGGATCTCCGAGCGGTCCACCGCGCGCGGGCCGCCCTGGCAGAACGGGTCCGGCGTGAGGGTCAGGAACAGCCCGGGGTCGTCGAGCGGCATGTCGTCCACGACCCCGTAGCGGGCGGTGAAGCCCCACCACGAGCCGTCGTCCGCGATGAGCGCGAGCGTGACCCGCACGCTCGCCGGGTACTCGCGCATGATCTCGGACACGGCCAGCTGATAGAACATCGCGCCGTCGCGGCTGTACAGGGGGATGGGGTAGTTGGGAGGGAGGCCGTCCGAGAGGCCGTAGATGCGCGCGGCCTCGATCCACGTTGGCAGCGGCGGCATCGAGCCCGGATACGGGATCGCGTCCATGGCCACCGGGACGTCCGGGATCTGCTGGCACGCGACGGCCTCCTGGGTGACGAAGGCGCCGCCTGGCGTCACCAGGTAGCCGGTCGTGTCCAGGTGTGGCAAGGGCCGACGCTCGCTCACCTCCGCCTGCCCACTCGGCGAGGGGTCGGGGCTCAGTCGGGCGTCGTGGGGCGTCGCCACTACCGCCGCGCCAAACGCGATCGCGGCTGTCACGCCCGCCGCAGCGGCGACGTTTGCCCGACGCTTCCCTCGCCTCACGCGCGCCCGCAGGCTCTCCCTGAGGGCGGAGTTGGCCAGGCGGTCGTGGGCGCCCGCCGAGCCGCGCTCCGCGTACGCCTTCAACTCGCTGCCGAGGTCCACTAGGACGCTCTCCTTGTGAGAATCGGCACCGGGTCCATGACCGGATCGATGGGGCCGAGCGTGGCGGTGAGCCGCGCCAAGGCGTCCGCGAGCGCGCGTTCCACGGACGCCTCGGGGATCCCCAAGGTGGTCGCGATCTGCGGGATCGTGAGGCGATCATGGTGGCGCAGCACCGTCACGGTGCGCTCTCGCGGAGTGAGCGGCGCGAGCGCATCGCCGATCCTGTCCGGCGGGCCGGGCTCGTGTTGCTGTGCTGCGTGACGAGTCACGTTCGCGACGCGCATGGCCTCCTTTACCAGGTGCTCCGCGGCGGGGCCGGGCGCTCGGCGCCGGGAGAACACGCGCACGATCCGTCCTCGACGAGCCTGTCGCCGGCCTGTTGCGAGCCGGTCAGCAGGAAGCCGTAGGCCGCGAGGCGACCCGCGGCCGCGTCGAGCAGCCTGCCTATCGGGTCGTCAGCCATGACAGAAGCCCTCCACCACCTGAGAACGGAATGGGCGACGTTCTCGGTTCAGGCTAGCTCGCGATTCCCAGGTACACCCAGGTCTGCATCGCGGCCGCGTCGAAGTCGATGCTGACATCGGGGTAGGCGGCGTTGACCGCGTCAAGGTCGATGCCGTCGATGACGAGGTATACCGCGCCCTTGGGCGGCGAATACTCGAACGTGATCACGCAGTCCAGTTGAGCGTCCGGAGGGGGGTGCGTCGTCGGACCACGCGAGCTGCGTTGCGTCTGCGTTCCACCCCAGCGGCTCCGCGATCTTTGGCCCGCCGCTGGCGACGACGAGCCAGGCGTCGTGGTCCGCGTACCACCGCCTGGTCTGCGGCGAATCTGCGTCGATGACCAGGTTGCCCTCCTCGAGCAGCCCGCCGAGAGGCCGCAGGCCGGGGAAACTCGCCGTGTACGTCATCGAACGGCCGTTGGGCAGGCCCGCCCCCATGAGGTCCTGATACGGGCGGCAACTCGCCTCGGTTGGCCGCGGCACCAAGAACGCCTGGAACACATCGCCCGTGGGTCCGTGGGGGTCCGCGGGTGGCGCCGCCTGCGCCTTGACGTACTCCTCGACGTCGTCCACAGTCACCGTGAGCGGACCGCCGGGATCCACGATCGTCGCTACCGGCCCGCCGCCGTCTCCCACTCGCGAGAACTGCAGCACCAGGTGATATGTCACCTTTCCAGACGAGTTCCCGGGCGAGTTGTCCCCGCACGCCCCCGGTCGCGGCGCGTTCACGTGGAGGTTCGCGCCGCCGCCCTCACTCAGCGGCGCGTACTGCTCTTCGGTGACGCCAACGATGGTGCCGAGCTTCACCGCAACCGTGCGCGCGCGCACGATGGTGTGGCCGCGCAGCCCGATATTGCCCTGCCATGACACCGCGGCCTGGCCCGCCGAGTACCCCGCGAAATTCGCGTGGGTGTTCCCGCTGCTATCGGTGAGCACCCAGTCGCCCTGCGGTTCGTCAAAGTAATAGCCCGCGTCCGAGATGTACTCCGTAGTTCCCGACTCCACCACCCACGGCTCTCCGCACACGAGCTCGCTCAGGTGTCGCGAGAGCTCCTGCGCCGGCGGCGCCTGGCCCACGCCCGGAAGGGCCGACGCTATGGCCACCACCCCCACCACGGCGACTACGGCAGTGGCCGCCGTGGCGACGGCGCGGTTGCGCCTGCGCGAGCGGATGCGTTCGCGGGTGGTCGGCTCCTGGTCCGCGACGGCCGACGCCACCTGGGCGCCGTGCGACTGGGCCCACTCTTCAAGGTTCTCCCTCAGCCCGCTCATGTCACGACCTCCGTGACGGCGCTGCGCTCGCCCTCGTCGTCCTCGCCGAGCAGCGGGGCGAGCGCCCGGCGCCCATCTTGCAGGTAGCCCTTGACCGTGCCCTCGGCGATGCGCATCGCGTCCGCGATGGTCGCGACTGGGAGGTCCTCCCAGTAGTACATCGCGATGACCGCGCGCACGCGCGGGGCGAGGGCGCCCAGCGCCGTGGCCACGGCGTCCGCTTCGGCGACCTCGTCTGCGGGGCCGGCAACAGCGTCGGGCCGCGGCAGACTGGGCGCCGCGCGGTGCCAACGTGCCTGCTTTCTGAGGCCGTCGATGTGGATGGTGCGGATGGCCGCGCGGACGTACGCCTCCGCTTGGGGGAGGTTGGTGAGGCGGCGCGGCCGAGCGCACACCTTGACGATCGCTGCCTGCACCAGTTCCTCCGCCTCCGCGTGACTGCCCGTGAGGAGGAACGCGTACGCGCCGAGGCGCGGCAGGGAATGCCGATACAGCTGGGCGATAACGTCCGGCTGCGATATCACGCGTCCCTCCCCTCTATGCAGGGATAACGCTCAGTGGGCGGTCCAGGTGGGGAGGCGGTCTGGATGGCTGATGCGGCGGAGTTTCGTGGCGGAGACGATGATCGCGCCCACGGCGAGAATCGAGATCAGCACCGCCCCCTCCCACGTCACCATGGGCTCCGCTCCGCATTGCGAGAAGGTCTCACCGTCCACACACCAACCGCCCCAGAACCCCCACGCGGCTGCGAGGGCGAGCACGCTAAGCGCGATCACCGACCACCACAGCCACCTCATGATCCCGACGGTAGTCCCATGGCGCGTCGTGATGCGAGCCGGATGACGTGCCGAAGCCACACCCGCGTCTCCGCATTTTTGGAATTCCGAAAATAGCTGAACACGGGTGGGTCCTGCGACTGCGCGCAGGATGACCGCAGGTCCTGCGCGGGGCGACGGCGGGTGCTGCGCACTGCGACTACGCGCAGCGTGACGCGCGGGGGTTCTACTTCTTCTTGGCCGCAGGCTTCCGCTTGGCCGGGGCGCGGCGTGCCGCGGGCTTCTTGGCCGGGCCCTTCGCGCGCTTCTCGGCGAGCAGCTCCACCGCCCGCTCGGGCGTGAGGGACTCCACCGTGTCGCCACGTGGGATCGTCACATTCGTGACGCCGTCCGTGATGTAGTCGCCGAAGCGACCCGACTTCGCGACGATCGGCTTCTCCGAGACCGGGTCCACCCCAAACTCCGCGAGCGGCGGCGCCGCCGTGCGGCCGCGGCCGCGCTTGGGCTCCGCGTAGATCGCGAGGGCCTCGTCAAGGGTGATGTCGAGAAGCTGGTCCTCGCTCGCCAGCGTGCGCGAGTCCGTGCCCTTCTTCAGGTACGGCCCGTACCGCCCGTTCTGCGCGGTGATCTCCTCGCCGTCCGGCGAGACGCCAACCACGCGCGGGAGCGACATGAGCTTGACCGCGTCCTCGAGCGTCACCGAGTCCAGCATCATCGACTTGAAAAGCGACGCCGTGCGCGGCTTGGCCTTCGAGTCCTCGGGCAGCACCTCGGTCACGTACGGCCCAAAGCGCCCGGCCTTCGCCACCACCGGCAGCCCCGTCACGGGGTGGTCCCCAAGGGAGCGCTCGTCGCCGCCCTGCGAGGCGAACAGCTCCTCCGCCTTGGCCACGGTCAGCTCGTCCGGCGCCACGTCCTCCGGCACTGACGCGCGCTGCGTCTCGCCGTCCACCTCGCGCTCGATGTACGGCCCGTACCGGCCCACGCGCAGCGAGATCCCGTCACCGACGGGAAAAGTGTTGATGGCGCGAGCGTCGATCTCGCCCAGGTCATCTACCAGGTGCTTCAGCCCTTCCTCGCGCCCCTCCGCGTCGCCCGCACCGGACCCGAAGTAGAACTTCGACAGCCACTCGGTGGAGTCCGCCTCACCCCGCGCGATGCGGTCGAGGTCCTCCTCCATGTCCGCCGTGAAGTCGTAGTCGATGAGCCAACCGAAGTGCTGCTCCATGAGCCCAACGATCGCGAACCCGATCCACGTGGGGATGAGCGCCTGCTTGTCGATCCGCACGTACCCGCGCGCCACGATCAGGTCCACCGTGGCCGCGTAGGTCGAGGGCCGCCCGAACTTGCGGTCCTCGAGCTCCTTGATCATCGAGCCCTGCGTGAAGCGCGGCGGCGGCGTGGTCGCGTGGCTCACCGGCTCCAGGCCCGACGCTGTCACGGCCTGGCCCTCGGAAAGCTGCGGTAGGCGTTCCTCGGCTTCGGTGACGTGCGTCTTCTTCTCGGATTCGTACCGGGATTCCTCGCGCGACTCCTCGTACGCGGCCAGGAAGCCCGGCGACGTGATGATGGTGCCGGACGCGGAGAACTCGACCGCGTGCCCGGCCGACGACACGGCGCCCAGGCGCACCGTGGACGTGGTCCCAATGGCGTCGTTCATCTGCGACGCGACCGTGCGCTTCCAGATGAGCTCGTACATGCGGAACTCGTCGCCGCGCAGCTCCGCGCGAACGGAGTCCGGCGTGCGGAAGCGGTCGCCGGCGGGGCGGATCGCCTCGTGCGCCTCCTGCGCATTGGAGTCGGAGGAGGCGTAGACGCGGGCCGTCGCGGACACCGAGTCGGACCCGTAGAGCTCCGCCGCCTGCGAGCGTGCGGCGCGGATGGCCTCGCCGGAAAGCGTGGGCGAGTCGGTTCTCATATAGGTGATGAATCCGCGCTCGTAGAGTCCCTGCGCAACGCGCATCGCGTCGCGGGCGCCGAGGCGCAACTTGCGCGACGCCTCCTGGATCAGCGTGGACGTGATGAACGGAGCGGCGGGCCTGCGCTTGTACGGCTTGGACTCCACACCCACCACGGAGAAGTCGGACCCCGCCAGTCCCGCGGCCAGCGAGCCCGCCGTGGAAGCGGTGACGTGGAAGACCTTGTCGTTCTTGAGCACGCCGCGGTCGTCGAAGTCCTTGCCAATCGCCACCCGGCGACCATCGACCGAGGTGAGGCGGGCGGTGAAGCCGCGCCCAGCGTCGGGCCCCTGCGTGGCGGCGAACGAAGCGGTGAGATCCCAGTACTCCGCCGACTGGAACGCCATGCGCTCCCGCTCGCGGTCCACCACCAGCCGCAGCGCGATGGACTGCACGCGGCCGGCGCTCAGACCCTGCTGGATCTTGCGCCACAGCACCGGCGAGACCTCATAGCCGTAGAGGCGGTCGAGGATGCGGCGGGCCTCCTGGGCCTCCACCAGCTCCATGTCGAGCTCGCGGGGCTGTTCCAGGGCCCGGGCAATCCCCTCGCGCGTGATCTCGTGGAACGCGAGGCGCTTGACGGGCACCTTGGGCTGGAGCACCTCGAGCAGGTGCCACGCGATGGCCTCTCCTCGCGGTCCTCATCGGTTGCGAGGTAGACCTCGCTCGCGTCCTTGAGCCGCGACTTGATGTCCGCGACAACCTTCTTCTTCTCCGGCGACACCACGTAATAAGGAGCGAATCCGTTCTCCACATCCACCGCGAACTTGCCGACGGAGCCCTCACGCTTGCCCGCGGGCAGCTCGCTCGGCTGCGGCAGGTCACGGATGTGGCCAACACTCGAGACGACGTCGTAGTCGTCGCCAAGATAGCCACCGATGGTGCGGGACTTGGTTGGCGACTCGACGATGACGAGCTTGCGGGGCATGGTGCCTGCTTTCGTGGGGGTGGAACGCACACAGGATACATAGGCGGTCCAGCGCCGCAACTCATGGGTGGGAACATGGGGGCATGCCCCTGGTCACCCAAGCACTGTCCGACGCTGTGCTCGCCGCCATGCGAGAGGCCACCGATGCGGAGGTCATGCCACGCTGGCGATCTCTCTCGTCCGATGATGTGCGGACCAAGGCCGGGCCCTGGGACTTGGTGACCGACGCTGACGTGCTGGCCGAGCGCAGGCTCACCGCATCGCTCGCTTCGCTGCTGGACATCCCGGTGGTTGGGGAGGAGGCGACGGCGGCTTCGCCGGAGCTGCTCGAGCTGGTCTCGGCAACCGAGGCCTGCTGGGTCGTGGACCCCGTTGACGGCACGCGCAACTTCGTCCACGGGCAGGAGGACTTCGCGTGCATGGTCGCGCTGATCGAGGGCGGCCGCACGCAGGGCGCATGGATCACCTACCCGGCCGTGGACCGCGAGATGCATGGGGCGCTTGGAATTGGGACTTTCATCGACGGCGCGCGAGTCGCCGCGCCCGAGCCGCCCGAGCCGTCGGCACTGCGCGGTGCGCTGGGAGCGCGGGCGTTCGTGCGCGACGTCGAGGGCGTGTACGCGGCGGCCGCGACGCTTGGCCCCGTCCGCGACATCCGCTTCTGCGCGGGCTGGGACTACCTGGACGTCGTCGAGGGGCTCAAGGACTACGTGCTGTTCACGCGAACGCTGCCGTGGGACCACGCGCCCGGTTCACTGCTGGTGCGCGAGGCCGGCCTCGACTCGCGGCGCCCCAACGGCGACGAGTACCTTCCCGGCGACGGCAAGCCCGGGCTGCTGACGGCGCACCCGAGCGTGTGGGAGCGGATCTCGCAGGCGGTGCTGCCCGCGCTCTGAGCTGGTGCTAGCGGCGCTCTAGATCCGGCAGGTCGGCGACGTTGATGACCTCATACATCGCGCGGCCGCACAGCACGGGCGCGTGAGCGCCAGAGCGGATCACTTCGCGCACCACCGCGAAGACGTCCTCGCGCGAGTGCGTTGCCGGGTCCACCGTGAGGGTGACTTCGTAGTCCACGCCGGAGCGCATGATCAGCTCGAGCGAGGAGCGCGCGCTGGCGCAACCGGCGCACGCGATCTCGATGCTCACCCAGTCCAGGAGCGGCAGCACCTCGGCGAGCGCGTGCGGGTTGGCTCCGGCGGTACGCAGCCCCACCCCGTAGCCGAACTCGCGCACGCGTGCCATCGCCGCCGCGAGGCCGACGTTCGCGGTGGGCTCGGCGCCCTGGAACACCACGGCGTCCACGAGGCCGCGCCGGTCGGCGAGCACCCAGCTCAGCTCATCCCACGCGAACCTGCCCTCCGCGCCGGGGACCGCGAGGGTCACGGCGGCGGCCAGGCGACCGGGCCAGGCGTGGGAGTCGGCGAGTTCGAACGCGCCAATGGAGAGCTGCTCGGCGCGCGAGAGCGCGCCCGGGGACAGGGCAGTTGTGGTCACCCATAGACCGTAAGGGCCGTTCGCGGCGATTTCCCCGGACCTTGGGCCCGACGCTTCAGGCCAGAAAACCCGTCTCCACCAGTTCGCGGATGGCCGGGATCAGGTCCTGGGCGTGATCCACGCCCAGCGCCTCGAGGGCGCCGAGGATCTGGCCCACCGTCAGTTCACCATCACACGCGCTCACGAAGCCAGCGAGGGCGGTGTCGGCGCGCACCGCGCGCCCAAAGCCGCCGCCCTGGCGGATGAGGATGTGCTCGGGATCGGCGAGGAGGGGCCGGCCGTAGACCTCTCGCGTCACGTCGCCGGCTACGGTGAGGCGCTCGTCTCGCAGCGCGTCGTCGCCCAGCCGCTCGAGGCGATCGTGCGCCGTGAGCGTCGCGGCCAGCGTGGGCCCAAGGGGAGCCGAGACTGGGCCCTCCAGCGACTCAAGGCGATGCAGCGTCGAGCCGGCCCCGCCCGGGCGGCGAAGCAGCACCATCCCAAAGCCGATCTCCCGCACCCCGCGACGATCGAAATCCGCGAGGTAGGCCTCGTAGGCGTCGTCGAAGGCGGCGCGGCCGCGCTCGGGGACCACGCCCGCGTCGCGCAGCCAGGTCTCCGCGTATTGGGCGGCGTCGAGCACGTCCCGCTGCACCACCCACGCGTCGAGGCCGGTGCCGTCCAGCCACGCCTCCCAGCGCTCGCGCCAGTCGCCGCGGATCTCCCAGTTGCCCAGCAGCTGCGCCACGCCGCCGGGCGTGAGCGCGCCCCCGAGCGAGCGGACGAGCGTCCCCATGAGCGAATCCCCTGGCAGACCGCCGTCGCGATACTCGAAGCTGGGCGCGCCCGGGGGTGTGATCACGAACGGCGGGTTGGAGACGATGAGGTCAAACCGCTCCCCCGCGACCGGCTCCAGCAGGGATCCGTGGCGCAGGTCCAGGTCCACGCCAGCGAGGGCGGCGTTGAAGCGCGCGAACTCGAGGGCGCGGGCCGAGGTATCGGTGGCGGTCACGCGCGCCGCGTGGGTGGACGCGTGCAGCGCCTGGATGCCGCTGCCCGTGCCGAGGTCGAGCGCGCGTGACACCGGGGTGCGCATCGCGACCGAGGCCAGGGTGAGGCTCGCACCCCCAACACCGAGCACGTGGTCATCCATGAGCCCCTCGCCGGTCACCGCCTCGCCCAGGTCGCTCGCGATCCACCAGCGATGGTCCTCCGTCTCGTAGGGGCGCAGGTCAACGAGCGCTCTTGCTTGGTCTTGCGGGCTCAGCCCCGCGGTGGCCACCAGGCCCGA
It encodes:
- a CDS encoding endonuclease domain-containing protein, with the protein product MDPTNALRLLGGAGRRNELLDCGVPLWELIAAVEGGGVRRPVRGTYALPGTHYPRVAAAALRGRVACLSACDAWGLLLLRRPVVPHILVPLNRHIKDERLAKLRLPGVHRSDDPDERRLLEPIDEAIDHVGWCTSPLEQLVIIDSALHRRRIDPVFPPVLTKGPGDRREWLLRLATGLCASVSETVAHATLTAAGFAPRIQVEREHVGRVDIEVGERHVIEVDSWKYHGTRAAFVEDRRRDREIVAAGDFPVRFPYADVVDDPLQFGLEVARITGMRISPLFQRRVAWMLARPVGHLNVRRPGAR
- a CDS encoding Gfo/Idh/MocA family oxidoreductase, whose product is MTAVDVRPTGHRLADPMDAPSLRWGVIGAGWIADVFARSLLGHTRSTVQAVASRDAHRGRVYASRFDVPTVRFGEGAYERVCEDPLVQAVYIATPHALHAEHALMAIAAGKHVLVEKAFTSNLREALTVVDAARDAGVFLMEAMWTRFLPHMVEARRLVAEGLLGDIVHVSADFGGSPAYDPTSRNFAPELAGGALLDLGVYPVNLIHDFLGAPTSMRALGALAPTGVDLRETIVLNYPERRAMGTALSSFAADTARLATISGTDGRIDFGHDYFGPAGFTLTRAGRRELVFSQATELGWQFQVAEVARGVRSGATESQVMPHSATLEVMAVLDEARAQLGVVYPGE
- a CDS encoding sigma-70 family RNA polymerase sigma factor, whose protein sequence is MADLDEVLAGLTRTAGARLAAYGFILTGSQSDAEELVQEAIVKTFVRRPRLSDPAAAEQYVRLAMKTLVIDRSRKARRWREKAPTLAQVPAPVEHVTAISQRVAVEKALLSLTPQQRIAVALRYWDDMTVPEVAAAMHLNQGTVKRYLFDAAAVLRPLLGDHVEPADDDAIRIVNGGKGRRR
- a CDS encoding sigma-70 family RNA polymerase sigma factor, whose protein sequence is MISQPDVIAQLYRHSLPRLGAYAFLLTGSHAEAEELVQAAIVKVCARPRRLTNLPQAEAYVRAAIRTIHIDGLRKQARWHRAAPSLPRPDAVAGPADEVAEADAVATALGALAPRVRAVIAMYYWEDLPVATIADAMRIAEGTVKGYLQDGRRALAPLLGEDDEGERSAVTEVVT
- a CDS encoding inositol monophosphatase, which gives rise to MPLVTQALSDAVLAAMREATDAEVMPRWRSLSSDDVRTKAGPWDLVTDADVLAERRLTASLASLLDIPVVGEEATAASPELLELVSATEACWVVDPVDGTRNFVHGQEDFACMVALIEGGRTQGAWITYPAVDREMHGALGIGTFIDGARVAAPEPPEPSALRGALGARAFVRDVEGVYAAAATLGPVRDIRFCAGWDYLDVVEGLKDYVLFTRTLPWDHAPGSLLVREAGLDSRRPNGDEYLPGDGKPGLLTAHPSVWERISQAVLPAL
- a CDS encoding methyltransferase codes for the protein MATAGLSPQDQARALVDLRPYETEDHRWWIASDLGEAVTGEGLMDDHVLGVGGASLTLASVAMRTPVSRALDLGTGSGIQALHASTHAARVTATDTSARALEFARFNAALAGVDLDLRHGSLLEPVAGERFDLIVSNPPFVITPPGAPSFEYRDGGLPGDSLMGTLVRSLGGALTPGGVAQLLGNWEIRGDWRERWEAWLDGTGLDAWVVQRDVLDAAQYAETWLRDAGVVPERGRAAFDDAYEAYLADFDRRGVREIGFGMVLLRRPGGAGSTLHRLESLEGPVSAPLGPTLAATLTAHDRLERLGDDALRDERLTVAGDVTREVYGRPLLADPEHILIRQGGGFGRAVRADTALAGFVSACDGELTVGQILGALEALGVDHAQDLIPAIRELVETGFLA